One genomic window of Punica granatum isolate Tunisia-2019 chromosome 1, ASM765513v2, whole genome shotgun sequence includes the following:
- the LOC116203939 gene encoding uncharacterized protein LOC116203939 — translation MQLPPKIKVPEFQRYYGTTDPRHHLRHYRGKMLQYWDYEEFVIHTFQDCLAGAALDWYMSLKAADIPTWADLSSKFIDQYRYCAETPPTLLELSTMEMTNDQGFEAYAVKWRARAAKHVPPISEAQQIQLFHSALKGAYYLHLLAHTSSFSNLIDAGKKLDIGIKLGKIEGPAEKKEGESSNRAAIGTAGNRRGKGTSVNAVNSGRQAPQQYSISYTPAPPATQAYAPPSVHYQQQPPTQQAYYSAPPASFPSSVPQQYAHNYAPAPPPIQQNRPPASRTPQPVQRAPAPQDQQGIATQTRRKQFTPLPAPLSHIYRQLLAGNKIRSIAPYPDFDPTIQDQSRRCEYHQGAPGHTNDNCWKLRERIQQMIDDKQLTFNAVKPPNVQSNPLPDHGSSSGPSINMIGVCAIGEYETGQEAPAPFVIEYVPAETGVGYAGFDATPAPFVIEVPAREPYQDSKVP, via the coding sequence ATGCAGCTACCCCCAAAGATTAAGGTGCCTGAATTCCAGAGGTACTACGGCACGACCGACCCtcgtcaccatctccgtcattaccGGGGAAAAATGCTGCAGTACTGGGACTACGAAGAGTTCGTCATCCATACGTTCCAGGATTGTTTGGCAGGAGCGGCTCTGGATTGGTACATGTCACTGAAAGCTGCGGATATCCCCACGTGGGCAGACCTCTCAagcaaattcatcgaccagtacagGTACTGTGCGGAGACACCCCCGACTCTGCTGGAGCTCAGCACGATGGAGATGACCAATGACCAGGGCTTCGAGGCTTATGCAGTGAAGTGGCGGGCTAGAGCGGCGAAGCACGTCCCTCCGATCAGTGAGGCACAGCAGAtccaattattccactccGCTCTTAAAGGGGCCTACTACCTGCACTTGTTGGCccacacttcttcattctccaacCTTATCGATGCCGGAAAGAAGCTCGACATCGGCATTAAGCTCGGCAAGATAGAAGGTCCGGccgagaaaaaggaaggagagtCCTCGAACAGGGCCGCCATTGGGACAGCGGGAAACAGGAGAGGGAAAGGCACGTCCGTCAACGCTGTCAACTCAGGGCGCCAGGCCCCCCAACAATATTCCATAAGCTACACGCCCGCACCACCGGCCACTCAAGCGTATGCCCCACCTTCGGTACATTATCAACAACAACCCCCAACACAGCAAGCTTACTATTCCGCTCCGCCGGCTTCCTTTCCGTCGTCGGTCCCGCAGCAATACGCCCATAATTATGCCCCTGCTCCTCCTCCGATTCAACAAAATAggcccccggcttcgagaactcctcagccgGTGCAACGGGCTCCGGCTCCGCAGGACCAACAGGGCATCGCAACACAAACGCGGCGTAAACAGTTCACACCTCTGCCGGCTCCGCTCTCCCATATATACCGGCAACTCCTCGCGGGTAACAAGATCCGATCGATAGCACCTTACCCTGATTTCgacccaaccatccaagatcagagTCGGCGCTGCGAGTACCATCAGGGCGCACCCGGTCACACCAATGACAATTGTTGGAAGCTACGGGAGAGGATCCAACAGATGATTGATGATAAGCAGCTCACGttcaacgccgtcaaacccccgaacgtgcaatcaaatcctcttcccgatCACGGGTCGAGCTCGGGACCCAGCATTAACATGATCGGTGTTTGTGCTATAGGGGAGTACGAGACCGGACAGGAGGCACCGGCCCCGTTTGTGATCGAATATGTTCCTGCAGAAACTGGTGTAGGGTACGCAGGGTTTGATGCCACGCCCGCCCCATTCGTGATAGAAGTCCCCGCACGAGAGCCATATCAAGACAGCAAGGTCCCGTAg